The segment TCCCGCCGCGACGACAGCTACGCCGCCTTCCAGCATTCGGTGGTGCTGGCCGAGCAGGTACGCGAACGCACCGATGCGCTGAACCAGGCCATGGCCGAACTCAAGGCCAGCAATCGCCTGCTGAGCGATGCCAGGCTGCGGGCGGAAACCGCCCACCAGCATCTGATCGACGCCATCGAAAGCATCTCCGACGCCTTCGTGCTGTTCGACCGCGACCAGCGGATCGTCCTTTTCAACAGCCGCTTCAAGTCCTTCTGGGCCCGCACCCGCGCGCGCATCGGTGCCGGCACCCGGCTCTCGGAAATCCGGCGCCTGGCGGACAGCACCGGGCTGATCGTCGAAGAGCATCGCGGCAGCGACGACAACGTCCTCTACCGGCTGCATGACGGTCGCTGGGTGCAGGTCAGCGAACGGCCCACCCGCGAAGGCGGGCTGGTGATTCTCTATACCGACATCACCGAAGTGAAGCAGAGCGAAACCGCCCGCCGCGAACAGGCGATCGCGCAGAAGTCACGCCTGCTGCAGCGCGCCGTCGACAACCTGTCCCAGGGCGTGGCCATGGTCAGCGCCGAGGGCATCCTGGAACTGTGGAACCACCGCTTCCTCGAACTCTGCGGGCTGGCCCCGGTGGAGGCGCATCGCACCTTCGCCGGCGTAATGTCCGACAGCGAACTGCCGCTGCTCACCCCCGACACCCGCGACGCCAATGGCCGCCCCATCCGCGAGATGGAGCAGCGCCTGTACAACGGCCGCGTGCTGGAAGTGCGTACCCATCCCTTGCCCACCGGCGGCTTCGTCAACACCTTCACCGACATCACCGAGCGCTATCGCCATGCCGAGGCACTGGCCGAAAGCGAGCGCTGGATTCGCCTGATCACCGACCATGTGCCGGCGTTGATCGCCTACCTGAGCGCTGACCTGGTCTACGAATTCACCAACAAGGTCTACGAGGAGTGGTACCGCTGGCCGCGCGGCTCGATGCTCGGCCAGAGCCTGCGCGAGGTGCACAGCGAAGAACACTGGCTGCGCCTGGAGCCCTACGTGGAGCGGGCGCTGAACGGTGAAAGCCTGTCCTTCGAAGTCACGGAAACCAACCACAACGGCCAGGAGCGCTGCATGTTGCGTTCCTATGTGCCCAATCGCCTGGCCAATGGCGAGGTGGTGGGCATCTTCGTGCTGATCCGCGACATCACCGAACGCCGCCGCACCGCCGAGGCCCTGCACCAGGCCTACCAGAACCTCGAACAACGGGTACGCGAGCGCACCACCGAACTCACCGCACTGAATAGCCAGCTGCGCCGCGAAATCGACGAGCGCGCGCAGATGGAACTGCGCCTGCGCGAAGCCAAGTTCGAGGCGGAGAAGGCCAACCTGTCCAAGACCAAGTTCCTCGCGGCGGTCAGCCATGACCTGCTGCAACCGCTCAACGCCGCACGGCTGTTCACCAGTGCGCTACTGGAGCAACGCAGCCAGGCCTGCAACCTGGCCCTGGTGCGCAACGTCAGCAACTCGCTGGAAGACGTGGAGAACCTGCTGGGAACCCTGGTGGACATCTCCAAGCTGGATGCCGGGGTGATCAAGCCGGATATCGCGTCCTTCGCCGTTGGCGAGCTGCTCGACAACCTGGCCGTGGAATACCGCCAGATCGCTGCCAGCGAGGGCCTGCAGCTGGACTTCGTGCCCAGTTCGGCCCTGGTGCGCAGCGACCTGCAACTGCTGGCGCGGATCCTCCGCAACCTGCTCAGCAACGCCATCCGCTATACCCCGCAAGGCCGCATCCTGCTGGGCTGCCGTCGTCGTCGCCAGAGCCTGTGGATCGAGGTATGGGATACCGGCGTTGGCATCCCGCGGGACAAGCTCGGCGAGATTTTCCAGGAATTCAAACGCGGGGAGGTGGTGCGCGAGAAGCAGGACCGCGGACTTGGCCTGGGCCTCGCCATCGTCGAGAAAATCGCGCGCATGCTCGGCCATCGCATCCACGTCTCCTCGGAACTGGGCAAGGGCTCGCTGTTCGCCGTGGAGGTGCCGCTTGCAAGGCGCGTCCCCCGGCAGAAACCGGAACGCAGCGAGCCCGAGGCCGTGCTGGAACGGCTCAACGGTGCGCGGATCTGGGTGCTGGACAATGACGCGGCCATCTGCGCAGGCATGCGTACCCTGCTGGAAGGCTGGGGCTGCCAGGTCACCACCGCGCTCTCGGAAGAAGACCTGGCGCGCCAGGTGGAAAACTTCCACGCCGACGCCGACCTGCTGATCGCCGACTACCACCTGGACAACGGCTGCAATGGCGTCGACGCCGTCGCCACCATCAACGCCCGCCGCAGCACACCGCTGCCGGCCCTGATGATCACCGCCAACTACAGCAACGAGCTCAAGCAGCAGATGCGCGAACTCGGCCACACCCTGATGCACAAACCGGTCCGGCCGATGAAGCTGAAGACGGCGATGAGTCATTTGTTGGAGCGGTGAATCCGGTGTGCGCGGCGCACACCGGCGGTGTGTCCGGGTAGTACGGATTCATCTGGTCACCTGAATCGATGCACCTGGCGCCCCCCTGCCAGGCAGCGCCGCGCGCCAGGGTCCGGCCTCAAGCCCGTTGCGGCACCGCCTGGAACTTCGCCCGCAGCACCAGGGCGATGCCGCCGAGGACGACCACCGACACCAGCGCCAGGCGCAGGCTGATGTGTTCGCCCAGCAGCAGGGCGCCGCCGAGTGCCGCCAGGACCGGGACGCTCAGTTGCACGCTGGCGGCCTGGAGGGCGCCGAGGCCGGGGAGGGCGCTGTACCAGACGGCGTAGCCGATGCCGGAGGTCAGGGCGCCGGAAAGCACGGCGTAGACGAAACCCGGCAGATCGAGGCGCAGCTGGTCGATGAAGGGCAGCATGAGCAGCGCGGCGAAGGGCAATGCGCGGATGAAGTTGCCGGCGGTGGCCGCCAGCGGCAGGCCGGCCTGGCGCCCGAGCAGGGTGTAGGCGCCCCAGGCAAGGCCCGCGAGCAGCATCAGCAGGCCGCCCACCAGCGGCGGTGCGCTGGCGCCGGGCAGCAGCAGGACCACCAGCCCACCGGTGGCCAGGGCGAAGCCGAGGGCCTGTTGCAGGTTCAGGCGTTCACCGCGCACAAGGCCGAAGACCACCATGCACAATTGCACGGCGCCGAACAGGAGCAATGCCCCGGCGCCGGCGTCCAGTTGCAGGTAGGCATACGAGAAGGCCGCGGCGTAGACGAACAGCGCTGCGGCAGCGCGCCAGTTGCCGGTGGCGGCCAGGGGCTGGCGGCGCAGGCGCAACAGTAGCCAGAGCATCAGGGCGCCGGAGGCGATGCGGATGGCGGTGAAGCTCACCGCGTCTATGTCGGTGTGCTTGAGGGCGAGACGGCAGAGCAGGGAATTGCCGGCGAAGGCCAGCATGGCCAGGGCCGTGAACAGCAGCGTGCGGGCGGCAGGCATGGTCGTCCTTGGAGAAGTACCCGGATGGTCAGCGACGCAGGTAAGCGGTGAAGTCGATATCGCTGGCCGAGAGAATGGCCTGCACCCGGTTGTGCACGTTGAGTTTGCGCAGGATGGCCGAGACATGGGCCTTCACCGTGGTTTCGGCGATGTCCAGGTTGTAGGCGATCTGCTTGTTGGATTCCCCCTTGGTCATCCGCTCCAGCACCAGCAGCTGCTTGCGGGTCAGGGCCTGCAGCAGTTCGGGCGGAATGCCGGCTTCCTCGTGGTGGCGGCGTGGCGAGGCCTTCTGGGTGCGGATGATGTCCGACGGCAGGTAGACGTTGCCGTTGAGGATCTGCTCGATGGCGTCGGTCATCTGCGCCCGTGGCGAGGATTTGGTGATGAAGCCTACCGCGCCGTAGGTGATGGCTTGCAGCACCACCTGCTTGTCCTGCTCGGCGGAGACGATCACCACCGGCACCGTGGGCGCCTCGTTGCGCAGGTTGATCAGCCCGTTCAGGCCATGCATGCCGGGCATGTTCAGGTCCAGCAGGATCAGGTCGAGGTCGTCGTGCTCCTGGGTCAGCGCCAGGGCACTGTCCAGGTCGGCGGTCTCCATCACTTCGCTTTCCGGGAAGCCATCGCTGATGACGTTATGGATGGCTTCGCGGAACAGCGGGTGGTCATCGGCAATCAGGATCTTGTACACGGCCTTTCACCTCGTTTTTCTCATTATGGTGTGGCATGCCCGGAAGCGCCGGGTCAGGGGAAGGGCACGGGACGGGCGGGCTGCAGAGGCAGGCCGGCCTGTTCCCAGGCGTCGATGCCGTCACGGTACCAGTAGAGGTTGGTGTAGCCCAGCGCGGCAGCGCGCTTCACCGCGTTCCAGCTGAGCCAGCAGTCGGAGCGGCAGTAGAACACCATAGCGCGGTCGCGTCGGCCGCCGCTGGCCTGCTGCAGGTTGCGGCTGAAGTAGTCCTGCCATTGGGGGCTGAGCTCGCCGTCGCCGGTGTTGGCCAGCCAGATACTGCCGGGCAGGTTGGCATGGGGCTCGTCTTCGATGAAGCGCCCCTGCAGCCACTGGCGGCGATAGACGTCCACCAGCAGGGTGTCGGGCTCGGCCTGCAACTGGGCCCGGAGCTGGGCGGTATCCAGGGTCTGGGCGGCGTCGGCGCTGGCGGGGGTGGGGCTGCGGTAGCGCGTCAGGCGGTAGCCGTCGGCGGAAAACAGCGGAGTATCGGCCGTCTCGCCGGCGAAGGCGGGCAGCGCGAGGGCAATGCAGGCGAGGCAAGTGAGTAGGCGCTTCATGGCGGACACTCTGTTCTTTTTATGCAGCCATTACAGGCCAGTGCCGCTGCTTTGGGTATTCGACGTTGAGAGGGGAAAACCAGTACCAAAGTAGTAGATGGCCGCACCGGCCCCGCGTCCGGCAGCGGCCACCGCAGAAGCCGGATGACGCCGATCCTTCCTTCAGCCGGCCTTGCGCAAGGCAGCGTGCTGGGGGTTGAAGCTGAGCATCGCAGCGATGGCGAACAACAGGGTCAGCGCCAGGCACACGGCGGTCGCCAGGCCGTTGAAGCGCTCGTAGAGGGCGAAGCGCACCATCTCCACTGCATGGCTGAACGGGTTCAGGGCACAGAGCCAGTACAGCCACTCGCTGGCCTCGCGCATCTTCCACAAGGGGTAGAGCGCCGAGGAGAGGAAGAACAGCGGGAAAATCACGAAGTTCATCACTCCGGCGAAGTTCTCCAGCTGGCGGATGCCGTTGGACAGCAACAGGCCCAGGGCGCTGAGCAGCAGGGCAGCGACCAGCAGTGCAGGCAATGCCGCCAGCAGGCCGAAGGCCGGTGGCTGCACGCCATAGAGCCAGGCAATGGCGAGGAAGGCGTAGACCTGCAGCAGCGACACCAGCGAGGTGGCCAGCAGCCGCGCGCCCAGCAGAAAGGGGCGGGGCAGGGGGCTGGTGAGCAGCAGGCGCATGCTGCCCATCTCGCGGTCGTAGACCATGGACAGCGAACCCTGCATGCCGTTGAACAGCAGGATCATGCAGGCCAGGCCCGGGACTATGTAGGTCTCGTAGGTGATGTAGGTGTCGTAGGGCTCGATGATGGCGATGCCCAGGGCCGCGCGGAAACCGGCGGCGAACACCAGCAACCAGAGCAGCGGGCGCACCAGGGCGCTGAGAAAGCGCGTGCGCTGCAGCACGAACCGCAGCCATTCGCGCAGCAGGATGCCGCGCAGGCAATGCCAGTAGGGAGCGAACATCGTCATGCCTCCGAAACTCTTCTCGTGGGAGCGATTTCAATCGCGAAGCGGGTTGCGGGGTCGCCATTGGACGGTTTTGGGGACGGCTGCGCCGTCCTTTTGCGAATGAATTCGCCCCCACAGGCCGGGCTGGTTCATGCCGTCAGCCGCTCGAAGGCCGCGGCCAGGCCGCCTTCCTGCTGTGCGCCCAGGCTGGCGGCGCGATCGTTGGCGATGATGCGTCCCTGGTTGAGCACCAGCAGGTTGTCCTCGGGCCGCACCTCGTCCAGCAGGTGGGTGGTCCAGAGCACGGCGACGCCTTGCTCGCGGCAGAGTTGCCGCACGTGCCGGTTCAGGCCTTCGCGACTGGCCGGATCGAGGCCGGCGCTGGCTTCGTCCAGCAACAGCAGGCGCGGCTCATGGAGCAGCGCGCGGGCGATCTCTACCCGACGCCGGTGGCCGCCATTGAGCAGGCGCACCTTGTCGTGCCGGCGCGGTCCCAGCTGGTGCCGCTCCAGTTCACGCTCGATGCGCTCGCTCGCCAGGCGGCCCGGCAGGCCGTGGAGGGCGGCGTGGTAACGCAGGTTCTGTTCGACGGAAAGGTCCAGGTCCAGCGTGCTCTGCTGGAACACCACTCCCAGGTTCGCCAGGGCCTTGCGCGGTTCCTGGCGCAGGGAATAGCCGCAGACGCGAATCTCGCCCTGGCGCAAATCGTAGAGCCGGGTGAGCAGGGCGATCAGGGTGGACTTGCCCGCCCCGTTGGGCCCCAGCAGCGCCGTGAAGCTGCCTTCCGCGAGGTGGAAACCGACTTCCGAGAGCGCGCGACGCGGGCCATAGGAGAAGCCCACATCCACCAGGTCGAGGGCGTTCACGGCGTCACCACCACACCCCAGGGATAGCGGCCGACCTTGATCGACTTGGTTACCTTGAGGTTGTCGACATCGATCACCGACACGTCGCCGCTGATGCCATTGGTGGCCAGCAGGCGCTTCTCGTCCGGGGTGAACGCCAGGTGCCAGACGCGCCGGCCCACCAGCAGGTAGTCGAGGACTTCATAGGTCCTGGCGTCCAGCACCGCCACATGGTTGGCCGGGCCCAGGGCGACGAAAGCGTACTTGCCGTCGCGGGTCAGCTTCACCCCCACCGGCTGCACCTTGTCCGGGTGCACGCCCTTGATCTGGAACTTCAGCACCTTCAATACCTTGCGGCTGTCCACGTCGACCACCGTCACCGTGCCGCCGATTTCCGCCGAGGCCCAGAGCAGCTTGCCATCCGGGCTGAACTCCACATGGCGGGGGCGCTGGTCCACCAGGGTGTTGTCCACCAACTCCTGCGTGGAGGTGTCGATCCAGTGCAGCATGTTGGTGGTTTCGCTGGTGTTCACCGCCCACTTGCCATCCGGGCTCACCGCCATGCCCTCGGGCTCCACGCCCACCTGGATCTGCGCCAGCACCTGGTCGCTCTGGGTGTCCACCACCGTCACCAGCGCATCGTCTTCGTTGGAGATGTACAGCCAGCGGTCATTGGGGTGCAGGGCGAACTGCTCCGGGTCGGCGCCGGAGGGCAGCTCCTTGATGAACTTGCGCGTGGCCAGGTCCATCACCTGCACGGTGTCGGAGTCGCTGGCGCAGATGTAGAGCAGCTTGTTGTCGCTGGACAGTGCCAGGCCACGGGGGCGCGCGCCAACCTCGAGGCTGGCGGTGACTTCCAGGCTGTCCAGGTCGATGACGCTGATGCTGTTGTCCTTCTCATTGGAGACGTAGGCCGTGGCGGCCAGCGCCTGGCCGGCGAACAGCAGCAGGGCGGAGCCCAGGGTGGCAGCAAGGGGAGTGGGCATGGCGTTCTTCCTTCTCGTTGTTGTCAGTTGGCCGCGGTGAAGCGCTGGCAGCTGCTTTCGGGGCGGTCGAAGCCCAGGCTGTCCAGTTCGCTCACCGGGTGCAGGAAACCGTCCTGGGGCGACGTGCTGACCAGGGATCGCGGCTGCACCAGGGGGATGGGCTGGCGCAGCTGGCCGTCCCAGTCTCGGTAGCTCAGCTTGCGGCCCTTGAAGCCATCCAGCGGCAGGTCGGCGGACAGCGCGAGGGCGCGGATGGCCTGGGCGTCGGCGTTCTTCAGGCGGGTCACGGCGCTGGCGATGCTGCGCACGGCGATCCAGGCGGCGAAGTCGCGGTCGTTCATCCAGCGCCCGGCCAGGGCCTCGAAACGCTTCTGCAACTGGGCGGCGCCGTAGGTTTCCACGGTCTTGTGCCAGCCGGTGGGCATCAGGCCCTGGGTGCCCGCCACGGGGCGCGGGTACCAGGTGTTGTAGGGCAGGTATTCGCCGAAATCGCCGCGCTCGTCCGCCACCAGCACCACGTCGTACTCGCGGGCCTGGGTGAACAACGGCATGTCCGCCTGGGCGCTGCGGCGCTGGTCGTTGTCGAAGGTCCAGGGTTTCTCTTCGACGATCTTCGCGCCGAAGCGCCCGGCGGCGCGACGCAGGGCGGCGGCGTAGGAAAGATCGTCCGCGGTCTGCCCAGTGACCAGCAGCCAGCGCTGCCAGCGGCGAGTGGCGAGGAACTGCGCCAGGGCGTCGGCCAGCATGGCGCGGCTGGGCAGGCTGTGCAGCAGATTGGCGCGGCATTCGCCACCGCGCAGTTCGTCACTGGCGCTGCCGGCGTTGAACAGCAGGCTGTCCGGCAGGGCATCGGCCAGTTGCAGCAGCTCCCTGGCCGGGGCATTGACCACGAACAGGCGCAGGCCCTGTTCATGCAGTTCCCGCGCCTGGGTCAGCAAGGCCTCGGGGGTGGCGGTGCGCACGGCGCTCAGGGCGTAGCTCTGCCTGAGGAAGCGGCCAGTGCTGTTGCTGTCGATGATCGCCAGTTCGGCGCCGCGCAGGCCGGCGTCTTCCGGTTCGGGAATCACGTTGGACAGCAGCGGGCCGCGCGGGGGCTCCCAGGCCAGGTAGCCGATGCGCACCTCCAGGCCGTCGCCTTCAGCGTGGACATGGGTCGTGACCAGGGCGGCGCTGGCCAGTGCCAGCAAGTAGGTTAGGCCGTGGAGCAGGTAAGGGCGCATTTCGTGGCTCCTCTGAACGTGGAGCCAGCATAGGAATGGGGCCGGGCGCGGGAAATATGAAGAAAGTACCGGTCAGTCAGTACCAAGGTAGTAGAAGGCGGCCAGCGATCAGGCCATAGGATGACCACACAAAAACCAGAAGGAAGCCGTCCATGCGCATCCTCAAACACTTGCTGCTGCCGTTGCTGCTGATCCTCAGCCTGCTCGGCTTCGACCGCGTCGACCCGGTCCGCCTCCACCACCAGAGTGGCGCCACGGTATTGCCGGTCATCTGGCTGGCGGAGTGAGCCGCCATGTCCGCGCTGTGGCGCATCAACCTGCTGGTGACCCTGTTCTTCGTCCTGGTGGGGAGCGTCTGCCTGGCGCTGATGCTGCGCCAGGCCGGACAGGACGTGCGCCGTGAACTGGTGGCCGCCGAGGCGGTGGTCGAATACCTGCGGGCGGCGGCCCTGCGCGACCCGGCCGCGCTGCAGCCGCGCCTCACCGCCAACCTGCGCCATGTGCGCGTGCACCGCCTCGATCAGACGGCCGACGAACCGGAGCGCGGCCCCCTGCAAAGCTGGCTGGCGCACTGGCTGTATCCGGGCGCCGAGGCCAGCGGAGAAGAACTGCGCCTGGCCAACGGCAGCCGCGTGCGCATCAGCGTGGACCCGCGCGACGAAGTCGACGAAATCCGCGA is part of the Pseudomonas lalkuanensis genome and harbors:
- the nahK gene encoding hybrid sensor histidine kinase/response regulator NahK/ErcS' — its product is MEATEQQARLAALEEENRKLRSINAALIERVESSASRRDDSYAAFQHSVVLAEQVRERTDALNQAMAELKASNRLLSDARLRAETAHQHLIDAIESISDAFVLFDRDQRIVLFNSRFKSFWARTRARIGAGTRLSEIRRLADSTGLIVEEHRGSDDNVLYRLHDGRWVQVSERPTREGGLVILYTDITEVKQSETARREQAIAQKSRLLQRAVDNLSQGVAMVSAEGILELWNHRFLELCGLAPVEAHRTFAGVMSDSELPLLTPDTRDANGRPIREMEQRLYNGRVLEVRTHPLPTGGFVNTFTDITERYRHAEALAESERWIRLITDHVPALIAYLSADLVYEFTNKVYEEWYRWPRGSMLGQSLREVHSEEHWLRLEPYVERALNGESLSFEVTETNHNGQERCMLRSYVPNRLANGEVVGIFVLIRDITERRRTAEALHQAYQNLEQRVRERTTELTALNSQLRREIDERAQMELRLREAKFEAEKANLSKTKFLAAVSHDLLQPLNAARLFTSALLEQRSQACNLALVRNVSNSLEDVENLLGTLVDISKLDAGVIKPDIASFAVGELLDNLAVEYRQIAASEGLQLDFVPSSALVRSDLQLLARILRNLLSNAIRYTPQGRILLGCRRRRQSLWIEVWDTGVGIPRDKLGEIFQEFKRGEVVREKQDRGLGLGLAIVEKIARMLGHRIHVSSELGKGSLFAVEVPLARRVPRQKPERSEPEAVLERLNGARIWVLDNDAAICAGMRTLLEGWGCQVTTALSEEDLARQVENFHADADLLIADYHLDNGCNGVDAVATINARRSTPLPALMITANYSNELKQQMRELGHTLMHKPVRPMKLKTAMSHLLER
- a CDS encoding EamA family transporter — encoded protein: MPAARTLLFTALAMLAFAGNSLLCRLALKHTDIDAVSFTAIRIASGALMLWLLLRLRRQPLAATGNWRAAAALFVYAAAFSYAYLQLDAGAGALLLFGAVQLCMVVFGLVRGERLNLQQALGFALATGGLVVLLLPGASAPPLVGGLLMLLAGLAWGAYTLLGRQAGLPLAATAGNFIRALPFAALLMLPFIDQLRLDLPGFVYAVLSGALTSGIGYAVWYSALPGLGALQAASVQLSVPVLAALGGALLLGEHISLRLALVSVVVLGGIALVLRAKFQAVPQRA
- a CDS encoding response regulator transcription factor, whose protein sequence is MYKILIADDHPLFREAIHNVISDGFPESEVMETADLDSALALTQEHDDLDLILLDLNMPGMHGLNGLINLRNEAPTVPVVIVSAEQDKQVVLQAITYGAVGFITKSSPRAQMTDAIEQILNGNVYLPSDIIRTQKASPRRHHEEAGIPPELLQALTRKQLLVLERMTKGESNKQIAYNLDIAETTVKAHVSAILRKLNVHNRVQAILSASDIDFTAYLRR
- a CDS encoding PQQ-dependent catabolism-associated CXXCW motif protein, encoding MKRLLTCLACIALALPAFAGETADTPLFSADGYRLTRYRSPTPASADAAQTLDTAQLRAQLQAEPDTLLVDVYRRQWLQGRFIEDEPHANLPGSIWLANTGDGELSPQWQDYFSRNLQQASGGRRDRAMVFYCRSDCWLSWNAVKRAAALGYTNLYWYRDGIDAWEQAGLPLQPARPVPFP
- a CDS encoding ABC transporter permease, translated to MFAPYWHCLRGILLREWLRFVLQRTRFLSALVRPLLWLLVFAAGFRAALGIAIIEPYDTYITYETYIVPGLACMILLFNGMQGSLSMVYDREMGSMRLLLTSPLPRPFLLGARLLATSLVSLLQVYAFLAIAWLYGVQPPAFGLLAALPALLVAALLLSALGLLLSNGIRQLENFAGVMNFVIFPLFFLSSALYPLWKMREASEWLYWLCALNPFSHAVEMVRFALYERFNGLATAVCLALTLLFAIAAMLSFNPQHAALRKAG
- a CDS encoding ABC transporter ATP-binding protein yields the protein MNALDLVDVGFSYGPRRALSEVGFHLAEGSFTALLGPNGAGKSTLIALLTRLYDLRQGEIRVCGYSLRQEPRKALANLGVVFQQSTLDLDLSVEQNLRYHAALHGLPGRLASERIERELERHQLGPRRHDKVRLLNGGHRRRVEIARALLHEPRLLLLDEASAGLDPASREGLNRHVRQLCREQGVAVLWTTHLLDEVRPEDNLLVLNQGRIIANDRAASLGAQQEGGLAAAFERLTA
- a CDS encoding YVTN family beta-propeller repeat protein — translated: MPTPLAATLGSALLLFAGQALAATAYVSNEKDNSISVIDLDSLEVTASLEVGARPRGLALSSDNKLLYICASDSDTVQVMDLATRKFIKELPSGADPEQFALHPNDRWLYISNEDDALVTVVDTQSDQVLAQIQVGVEPEGMAVSPDGKWAVNTSETTNMLHWIDTSTQELVDNTLVDQRPRHVEFSPDGKLLWASAEIGGTVTVVDVDSRKVLKVLKFQIKGVHPDKVQPVGVKLTRDGKYAFVALGPANHVAVLDARTYEVLDYLLVGRRVWHLAFTPDEKRLLATNGISGDVSVIDVDNLKVTKSIKVGRYPWGVVVTP
- a CDS encoding ABC transporter substrate-binding protein; this translates as MRPYLLHGLTYLLALASAALVTTHVHAEGDGLEVRIGYLAWEPPRGPLLSNVIPEPEDAGLRGAELAIIDSNSTGRFLRQSYALSAVRTATPEALLTQARELHEQGLRLFVVNAPARELLQLADALPDSLLFNAGSASDELRGGECRANLLHSLPSRAMLADALAQFLATRRWQRWLLVTGQTADDLSYAAALRRAAGRFGAKIVEEKPWTFDNDQRRSAQADMPLFTQAREYDVVLVADERGDFGEYLPYNTWYPRPVAGTQGLMPTGWHKTVETYGAAQLQKRFEALAGRWMNDRDFAAWIAVRSIASAVTRLKNADAQAIRALALSADLPLDGFKGRKLSYRDWDGQLRQPIPLVQPRSLVSTSPQDGFLHPVSELDSLGFDRPESSCQRFTAAN